A genomic window from Arvicola amphibius chromosome 5, mArvAmp1.2, whole genome shotgun sequence includes:
- the LOC119815599 gene encoding prohibitin-like isoform X1: MAAKVFESIGKFDLALAVAGGVVNSALYNVDAGHRAVIFDRFRGVQDVVVGEGTHFFIPWVQKPIIFDCCSRPRNVPVITGSKDLQNVNITLRILFRPVASQLPGIYTSIGEDYIERVLPSITTEILKSVVALFDAGELITQRELVSRQVSDDLTERAATFGLILDDVSLTHLTFGKEFTEAVEAKQVAQQEAERARFVVEKAEQQKKAAIISAEGDSKAAELIANSLDTAGDGLIELRKLEAAEDIAYQLSCSRNITYLPAGHSVLLQLPQ; the protein is encoded by the coding sequence ATGGCTGCCAAAGTGTTTGAGTCCATCGGAAAGTTCGACCTGGCTTTAGCAGTGGCAGGAGGCGTGGTGAACTCCGCCTTGTATAATGTGGATGCCGGGCATAGAGCTGTCATCTTTGACCGATTCCGTGGAGTACAGGACGTCGTGGTAGGGGAAGGGACTCACTTTTTCATCCCTTGGGTACAGAAACCAATTATCTTTGACTGCTGCTCGCGACCACGGAATGTACCAGTCATCACTGGTAGCAAAGATTTGCAGAACGTCAACATCACACTACGGATCCTCTTCCGGCCGGTGGCCAGCCAGCTCCCTGGTATCTACACCAGCATCGGTGAGGACTATATTGAGCGGGTGCTGCCTTCCATCACTACAGAGATCCTCAAGTCAGTGGTGGCTCTCTTTGATGCTGGAGAATTGATCACCCAGCGAGAGCTGGTCTCCCGGCAGGTGAGCGATGACCTCACAGAGAGAGCAGCAACATTTGGGCTCATCCTGGATGATGTGTCCTTGACACATCTTACCTTCGGTAAGGAGTTCACAGAAGCAGTGGAAGCCAaacaggtggctcagcaggaagcGGAGAGGGCCAGATTTGTGGTGGAAAAGGCTGAGCAGCAGAAGAAGGCAGCCATCATCTCTGCTGAGGGCGACTCCAAGGCAGCCGAGCTGATCGCCAACTCCCTGGACACGGCAGGCGATGGACTGATTGAGCTGCGGAAGCTGGAAGCAGCTGAGGACATTGCTtaccagctctcctgctctcggAACATCACCTACCTGCCAGCGGGGCACTCGGTGCTCCTCCAGCTTCCCCAGTGA
- the LOC119815599 gene encoding prohibitin-like isoform X2: MAAKVFESIGKFDLALAVAGGVVNSALYNVDAGHRAVIFDRFRGVQDVVVGEGTHFFIPWVQKPIIFDCCSRPRNVPVITGSKDLQNVNITLRILFRPVASQLPGIYTSIGEDYIERVLPSITTEILKSVVALFDAGELITYLPAGHSVLLQLPQ, encoded by the exons ATGGCTGCCAAAGTGTTTGAGTCCATCGGAAAGTTCGACCTGGCTTTAGCAGTGGCAGGAGGCGTGGTGAACTCCGCCTTGTATAATGTGGATGCCGGGCATAGAGCTGTCATCTTTGACCGATTCCGTGGAGTACAGGACGTCGTGGTAGGGGAAGGGACTCACTTTTTCATCCCTTGGGTACAGAAACCAATTATCTTTGACTGCTGCTCGCGACCACGGAATGTACCAGTCATCACTGGTAGCAAAGATTTGCAGAACGTCAACATCACACTACGGATCCTCTTCCGGCCGGTGGCCAGCCAGCTCCCTGGTATCTACACCAGCATCGGTGAGGACTATATTGAGCGGGTGCTGCCTTCCATCACTACAGAGATCCTCAAGTCAGTGGTGGCTCTCTTTGATGCTGGAGAATTG ATCACCTACCTGCCAGCGGGGCACTCGGTGCTCCTCCAGCTTCCCCAGTGA